The Sabethes cyaneus chromosome 3, idSabCyanKW18_F2, whole genome shotgun sequence DNA window ttccccTTCAGGGCATCGACGAGTCCATCCGTGCGGAACTGTGGAAGTACCTGCTCGGACTGGACCTCTGGGAGCACAACAGTGCTCAACGCGATGAGCAACGAGCCGCCAAAACGCAGGAATACTTCCAGATGAAGCTGCAGTGGCTGACGATCACCCCCATCCAGGAGCACAACTTCACCGGCTACCGGGAACGCAAGTGCCAGATCGAGAAGGACGTCAAACGGACGGATCGTACGTACGAATTTTTCGCCGGCGACGACAATCCCAATCTTGCCAAGCTACAGGACATCCTGATGACGTACGTGATGTACAACTTCGACCTCGGATACGTGCAGGGAATGAGCGATCTGTTGGCGCCCATTTTGAGTCTGGTTCAGAACGAGGCGGAAAGTTTCTGGTGCTTTGTCGGTTTCATGCAGCGAGTATTCAACAACTTTGATATCGACCAAAAAGGAATGAAGCAGCAGTTGGAAAACCTGCGGACACTGCTTGCCTTTGTGAATGAGGGACTGTATAACTATCTGAAGgaaaatcaatcggaaaatATGTACTTCTGTTTCCGATGGTTGTTGGTGTGGTTCAAACGAGAGTTCGCCAATAAGGATATTATGCAGCTGTGGGAGGTTCTATGGACGGGATTACCGTGCCCCaattttcatcttttcatcTGCGTGGCGATCCTGGATCAGGAAATGGATGTTTTTATAGACGGTCAATTTACATTTACCGAAATTTTAAAGCACGTCAACGAACTGTCCGGCAATTTAAACCTGGTAGCCATTTTGGAACAGGCAGAAAGCATCTACCTGCAGGTTAAAGGTACGCTCGATGCATCCAAAGAGGCTCTGCCGGAACTGCGAAAGCTAATCGGCGAGGAGGTGGTGAGTTCGAATGGAACCGGCagtgacgacgatgacgacagcTGCGGTATGTCGATCGTGAATGAGAAGTCCGCCGAATATCAGGAAATGATGCAACGAAAGGTGGACGAAGCATGCGATCTATCGATAAGCTATGCGTTTTTCTAATCTAGTGGACTAGCGGACTAATCTAGGACGAGTGCTGATCGACGGAAGTCGAAAAACGATAGCTGAGCTTTTTAcatagtaatttttttttatgaaacccCTATATTGTTAATCCCGTTGCAAAGCGAAGGACATGAGAATAAAAAAATACGGTCACGAGGCGTATTGGTAAAAAGGCGGCTTTTTGGCGTTAACATTAAGGTGATGTCTTCTCATCCATGAGTAGAAGTTAGTCTTAGTTATACTGTAGAAAATGTACAGCTATGTTTATTAAAAGTTTTCGTTTCGAAATAGAAATGTATACTCTGGAAACCTAACGTTCAGTCGTTCTCCGCctaatattaaattttaaaaacgtcTCGTGTTCATCGAAAGTAACAGGTTTTTGTTTTAGATCAAATGAATATGATTCACCAGATCGTAAACTGCGATAAGGATCATTTTTAACGTAAAGTAAATgaccccttttcttcaaagACGTTAAAACGATAAGTTTGAATTTATCGTTTGACGTTTCAATAACAAACAAAACTGTGGACGCTACCTGACGGTAAACAAAAGGTTGCGTATAGTTACTATAGTGATAGTTAGGAAGTTTTACTCTGCTGACGACTTTCGTTCGGTTGCCGTTCAAATGAAAAAGGCAACCTCCGAACTGGAGAAAGCGAAACAAACCAAGGAGAGAGCCCTTCGCAATCGCAACAAACGAAAATACAAACGCAACAAAAAGGGCTCCAAGCAACTGAGAAAAACTTTCGATCATAGTTTCGTGCACGGGAAAAACtatgaacagcagcagcagcagccgcggTCATCGTCGTCTCCACGGGTGCCACCAGCGACTGCGACCGCGATGTACGACGGCCATTCGTCGACGGTTCCTAGCTTCGTTCGGGTGAGACATGCACAGAATGTCTGGATTAAAACGTACCAGAATGTCGTGAAGTGGCAATACCAGCATCAGCTGAACTACTGGAAGAATTGCACGGTGCGGCTGCGAGCAGAAAACGCACGCCTTAGGCGACGCCTCGCCGTGCAGGACTCGGAGGACGAAGAGGAAGAAGGTAGGTGCTAGGTTCGATGTCCGTGTTGGTAAACTGCCGCCATAACTCTTACGCACCCGGCTGCCCTGTGAAGTCGATTCGATAGCGGTCGTGTTTTTAAATGAGATTCAATCACGATATCTCGACATAACTGAAATGGTTCGAAATTTTTTTGTAAACGCTAACATCGAGTAGTGGACGGCGCGACCTGTTTTCGTGCTGCAAAGCTATGTGGTTGCGTAAGAGTTTAGTTTTCGGGTATGATTCCACCCGCCACATGACCCGCATATtgctgatttatttattttttttaaatatctcatTCCATTCAAATCGCatacgtgtgcagcacaacagcGGCAAaggcaagcagcagcagccgagaAAGACACAGCCGAGGCTCTGCTGGATGAAGAGTTTATCGCGTTTATGGAAGTGTCCGCCAGGCATCGGCTAGAGCGGAGTCGACTAAAAAACGAAAGTGTTCATTAATTAGATTTATGAATAAATTAAGAGCGGATTAAATTTTTTGAAGTACGTATATCTTGCCATTCGGAATTAATCTGTATGTACATCTTTACGTAATTCAGTGGGCTTGGGAATGTGTTCGGAGGCGAAAACCGGCATTTGGCAGTTGACACGATAATCGATTACCATGGGGGAAGACAGAAAAtggagaagcaaaaaaaataacACTTGCAGTTTTACTCCATACGCCCGTGCACGGGCCTGCAGCGACTTCGATAGAAACCTGTCCTGCGCTATGACCTAAACTAGCACCTGCAAACTGCATCGACCCGTTTGAGTCACTGATTTAGCTAGAAGCGCTTTCCTAATCGAAGATTTGTTGCCGACAGAAATCGGTCACTGAGCTGAAGTTTTGTAATGAATTGGTTTGTCGTTTTAATCGATAAAAGGATCTATCTCCCATGGTAATCTGTtctgtttcttttctttctaATTAACAGTAACAGTTTAATAAATACGGAATTCCATCTTAATTATGGGTTAAATTCCACTTTTTTATAGAGACTGGCTATTTCATTCGCCTATGCATTCGCTTCTGTATTCCACAATTATGATTTCCAAATTCAGTagcaataaattttataatgatTACGTTGACAGTTTTATTCAAGGCATAACGCTTAAATTTCTGAAAACAATTGTAAGGAAACGATTAGTCGGTGGATTTCTTCTCTCAAAAAGTATATCACCGATTCAGTGAAGATttgccaaaatgaccaaaatacgTTTTAAAATTCGTCAATGGAGATGAAAACGCACAGAGTGGTTGAAAGCGAGAATTTACTCTTTTAATCATTGGGAGACCACCTTCCTTCGTCGTCCACTGAGAATGGCCCAAGAATAGCAATCCTACTTTCCTAGTTGAGATGTTCGAAAGCGCACTAGGAGATAACCAAATGTGGACGCCTGTTCTCAGATTAATCATATTCTAATTGACAGAGTGTTGTTCGACGTGTCAAAAATTTCACATAGACGCATTTTCTCCTGCAATATGAGAAGTAAAGAACCAGCCTAGCAGTCACGAGTTCTCTGCGACTTCAGGTCACACCATAGACTTTTAAATAGAATCTAAGACGCAGGAATTGTGAGTACGAAGAACAGGAGCTTACCAGCCCCGAAGATACCTTACAGAACAGTCAACAGCGTCAGAGACAGGGATTTCCCTATGTCAGTGATGTGTTGCGTTAAGAACGGCAGCCTGTTTGCTGATAAACCGACAATTATAACCAGATATAAAGAGTAATCTGTTTCGTgaatttcaaggcggcgtaGGATTCAGTTAAGTGGCATAAGCTATGTTAGAAAatgcttaaaaatagtttttcaacGGAACAGATGAAGCTAGAGGGATCAACATCATGCGTATGAGTTTCGGGTGAGACCTTCGGAGACACTTTTGCACTCTGAAATCTACTATTCAACATTCCTTTTGACAGCTAATGTGCAAAGAGACGATGCCGTTAACTGGAAATTTCATGCTTCTTTCTGTACAGATGATCGCTGTCATCGGGTTATACTCGATGATCATGGGGCTGACGGTGGATTGAATGTCTACCGCGTTTTAGCTTTTGTGAGGGCGTTCCTTACTGAACCGTCTTGTGATTCGTGCCGTTGTCAGAGAAAGCAGTGACTAGAAGACCCCATTTTAATACAAAACATCGGATTGTCATGAATGATATATAAGAGTCAAAGTCGAGCTTAAGCTTCAGTTATTCTTATGACGGGTAGCTCACATGCTCAGGTATTACTATCTATCtccttttttcctgtttttctaccGCTACCGCAACGGACCCAGGACAATCGATTTCGACGTCTTTAAATGCTCTATTGGTAAAGGAGCCATCTTGACATGGTTGATATATTTGGAATTTAACCCGCTGATAATCATTTATTACATTCCCATGCTTgctcgtgcctggtggcctgacaactggatatccaacgaggaagTCCTTTGTCAATATCATCAACAGCCGATACttacagaaattcgtgaacgtaggtggaagtggatcggacacaccttgaggaaagaaggtggtgccgatggggttcttcaacggaacggattttactgcacagtcgtctggcatgcttgcgacgtggccagcccacagtAGTTTCCCAACTTCGTCACTATTTTTGGCCGCAAAATAGTCCTCAacgcctttcgttcaaatacggcaagtgcacgtatgtattCTGTAAGTTACAGTTTCAAGTCGTAGATTGGCGTAGTCtgattggcgttttgtacatcgtcagttttgtccGGGGGCGAATGCTCTccgatcgaagcgtcttgtgcaGTGAAAACTGGGCacaatttccagcttgaatacgtcATTGGATTTCCTCACTAGTATTATTGCCAGCGGTGACCAGATTTCAAATATACGAATTTATCAACCACttgcagttcatcgccgtcaatggtCATTGTCCTTGAGTgccaaacgttgctttctctggagtctctttctaccatatatttggttttcgacggattgatttgtaaccctatcctcctaatTGCGAaaagatttgtgggaatttatcaagccggctcCGTGGAAGATcggtcaacaacggatcaattatttacactgcggcaaatccccAAAAAATCATtggcttcaaagctgcatatgatagcaTCGACTAAAAAGAGCTAAGGAAAATCATGCACGAGGACGACTTCCCCGGGAAGCTAATCGAACCGATTGAATCTTAGATGTATGGTACacagtgggggggggggggctccgtagccgcaaggttaccgagtctgctttgacaagcgagtggtcgtgggttcgaatcttattagaatcaagccattcgatgtcaagtaactttagcatgggtttattctcaggcccctccatatacccttccttcatgctgaattctttatatttatccactgaagcctcctgacagtgcaaatgtccctcctatagttaagtgtactggtcagaggtacgaatgagtcctcgccaggggcggctataatatgggatagtgctggtagcgaggaataactgggtaaagtagatcaagctttgaaggaagggtaaaccccaatacacacaagcacgcataaatttaataagcatatcgctcactcaatagcgattatagcaaaaagaaatgcagtgcaggtcatacagcaaacacccgggcgatattacaatagatcaactatactggtcgcagtaatgagtccacacatgaaaaaaaaatggtacacagtgttatttatttatttattgtatataagGGTGCTCAGCACATAAATGGCTATCAGCACCTATTTTTTATAACAATGTAATATAGGTGGTTGTAATAACAAACATAAGTATTTAAAATTAGTGCTTCCCAGGCAGAATATATTGTACAAAGAGAATTCATGGAATTAAATAAACTAAACCTATGGTTAATAAGATGGGCCGTTTACCCGCGACCTACTCGGGGTTAGTGTATTacaaattattatataattCGGTATCTTTTAAGAATTTGAACAGATTTGGTATTTCAAAAGAATTTGTGTCCAAGATACTTCGAAAATTAATGTGATATCTATCACGTGGAACTTGGTACTTTATACAATCAGAGAGTAAATGCTTCACAGATACTTGCTGATTGCAATCGGTGCATACTGGTGGAGGCTCATGCTTGAAAAGGTGTTCGTGGGTCATTCTAGTGTGCCCTATTCGCAGACGTGTTAATAAAACTGATTCTTTTCTTGAACGGCATTGTGAAGATATCCATTGTTTAGTTGTTTCTTTAATTTCTCTTAGTTTGTTGTAAGAAGTGTTAGTCCACTCAGCTTGCCATCGATTACTAACATGGCGTCGAATAGAAGATATTGTATCGTATGTGGTTGGGATTGTTGGAGAAAATGGCTTACTAGTCGCTGATTTCGCGAGGCTGTCAGCTTTTTCATTTCCTTCAATCATTACGTGGCTTGGGATCCACATTATAACAAAAGTTCTGTCGCTGCTCATCTTGATCATATCCTGTATATTTTGAACCAAAGGATTTTTACTGAAAGGATTCTCCAAGGAAATCACTGTACTAAGTGAGTCGGAGATAATTAAAAATTCATTAATATTGCTGGGTTTTCTTGTGAAAGCGATTGCGTCTTTGATTGCCGTAATTTCTGCAGTGAAGATTGATGTTGTTGAAGAGAGATGTTTTTGGTGTTGGTAATGTGTGCAATAAAATGCGCATCCAACTTGATCGTCGTGTTTTGATCCATCCGTATAGATAGCAAGATAATTTTTGTACAGTTGTAATCTTTCCAAGAATTCTTTTTGATATTGAACGGGGGAAGTAGACCTTTTTTGAAATTGTGATAGAGAACGGTCCACTTGAATTGGGTTTCCAATCCAAGGGGGTACGGAGTGATAGGACATATTTAAAGGTTTGCGAAAATCGATTCCATATTTATGAAAACATTGTTGACTTCTCACCACCAAAGATCTTGGttggcggggggggggggggggttttgtTCATTAGTCTCATATGGCATGGTACAAAATTGGCTGTACAAAGGATGGGTGTCAATTGAGCTGATTTTTATTGCATAACTCATCAGCTGTTGGTCACGTCTGTAACTAAGAGCTGGCATTCCAGATTCTGCTAACATACTAACTACAGGGCTTGTACGAAATGCACCTATTGCTAGCCTTATACCTTGATTGTGAATTGAATCTAATGTTTTCAACGTCGATTTCGTTGCTGTTGAGTAAATGAATGATCCATAATCTAACCGCGATAGAACCAGACTTTTGTGGATAGTCAATAACGTTCGTCTGTCTGAACCCCAGTTTGTATTAGATAATGTTCGTAGAATTTGTAATGCTTTCAATCCCTtatttttagtaatttttaTGTGCTGATTCCACTTGAGTTTGCGGTCAAAATGCATTCCTAGGAATTTATGAGTATTGACAACTTCAAGTTCACTATCGTTCAATAGCAATTTTGGGTCACTGGTACAGTTAGTCTTGTTACAAAAGTGTATGACTTTTGTCTTCGAGATTGAGAAACGGAAACCGGTAGTTTTACTCCACTGAGATAGCCTATCAAGTGTTAATTGAAGTCGGCTTTCAATTGAATTCATTGATTTTCCACAGTAAACAGCTGCTACATCATCCGCAAAGCTAAATTTTATTACATCTTCGGGAAAGGCATCTTGAATTGTATTAATTGCTACGAGAAACAGTGTGACACTAAGCACCGAACCTTGTGGTATGCCATTTTCTTGAGTGAACATTGACGACAATGTATTTCCGACTATCACCCTGAACGAGcgtttttccaaaaaatttataATGAAATGGAGTATATTTCCGCGGATTCCCATTTTGGATAAAGATCGTATGATATTGAAACGCCAGGTCATATCGTATGCTTTCTCCAAATCGAAGAAAATACTAATTATACATTCTTTCCGACTAAAACCCTGTTGGATtgtggtttctagtaatgataaaTTGTCCATAGTATTTCTGTACCCTCGAAATCCAGATTGGTTAGGATCGATAAGTTTATTTGTTTCTAGATACCATATAAGccgtctattgaccattttttcCAGGAGTTTGCAGGCACAACTCGTTAATGATATTGGACGGTAATTATTTGGACTCAAAggatttttgttctgtttttttatcGCCACTACTATCGATTCACGCCATTGGTCGGGAAATATTCGCTCCATCCATATACGGTTAtaaatttgtaacaaataaTGAAACCCACTAATCGGTAGGTTTTTCAGCATATGATAGTGCACTTCGTCAGGTCCAGCGGAAGAACCTTTGCAGGTTGCGAGGGCTGTTTTTAATTCTATTAAACTAAACGGCCGGTTAATATCAGTCATGTGTTGTTCTTCAAGCCCTATTGGTATGTTTTCTATAACTGACTTGTGTTTTACGAATTCTGCATCATAGTTCATTGAACTAGAAACAGAAGCAAAAGTTTTTCCAAGGTGTTCTGCAATTAAATCGGGAGTCGTCAACAGCTGTTGATCTAACTTTAGAGACGTTATgtaatttgatttcattttgccactaattttgtttattttagtcCAAACCTCTTTTGGAGATGTGGAACAGGAAATTGATGGAACAAACTGTTGCCAAGAATCTTTTCGGGATTGTCTAATGAGTCTCCTAGCTTTggcttttgcaattttgtatgACTTTTCGGATTCTTCATTCATATTCTGGTTGTATCTCCGAAGAGCTTTTTTCCTCACTTTAATGGcctctttaatttcagagttccaCCAAGGAGGTCTGAATTTAGTCAAAACGTTGGATGTTTTGGGTATGTTTTCCGATGCAGTTGCAATCAAAGACTCTGTAAAATGTTTTACCTGATCTAGGGTGGATTCAGGTGTGTGACGGAATTTTTCATTTAGAGATATTTGAAAGCTTTCCCAATCTCCTGCTGCAACCACCCACCTGGGACGGCGCTCTTGATTAAAACAACGCTGGAGTATGCTAATTACTATCGGAAAGTGGTCGCTAGAGCAGAGATCATCATGCACATTCCACGAAAACTGGGTAGAGAGAGTGGGGGATGATATGGTCAAGTCTATCGCTGAGTATGAATTGAATGCTGAACTGAAATGGGTCATGGATCCATTGTTCAATAGAACGAGGTCTAAGTCTCCTAACAGATTTTCGACTATTTTTCCTCTTGGACTCTCACTACTGCAACCCCACAAGGTGTTGTGAGCATTGGCATCAGTAGTTATAATAAACGGTTGAGGTAATTGTTGTATTAAACGTTCAAGGTCAGTTTTCAAAATCGTTTGGTTAGGGGGAAGATAAAGGTTGCACACAGTAAACTCTAATGGGCTGTACACAGTAACTGCAATAGCTTGGAGATTCGTTTGTAGTTCTAATTCACGTGCACTGAATTCCTCACGAATGCAAATTGCTACTCCACCAGATGCTCTCATATGAAAGTTGTCAATGCTAAAATATatctgaaaatttttcataGTTGGTATTTTCGAGTGATCGAAGTGTGACTCTTGGACACAAATGATGTACGGATTATATTTACTTATTAATAATTTGATTTCTTCGAAATGACTATAAAACCCGTTACAATTCCATTGTATGATTGAATAATCCATAAGACAAAAcaatagaaatagaaaaaacGAGATGGTCCAAGGGCTAAATATGAGCTTGAAAGTTTTATGAGGAGGTCTGTTCATATTATTTTATAATTCGTCTGCAAAAATAGACGTGTTTACTGCCTGGGAAACTATATCAAATTCTAAATTATCATGATGAACTATATTGTTTGTATAACTTTTGTCTTGATGGTTGTTTGCATTACCTGTAATTTGTGATTTTAAGTTTATATCTCGACTTGCGGGGGAGTTAGAAGCTTCCTCTCCTTCAATGCTTGCTGTAATACTATCCTCTGCTCTCGGGGTAGTAGTAATCATAATCTCTTCTCGTGTATTGATAGGTCGTTGAACTCTAGTCTCTTCTCTGAATGATGATGGTTGGTTATTCGTGGATTGTGTGAAATTTTCCGGTCGACGCTCTTTACGTTGCTCACTGCGTGCTGGGAGATTTCCTCGTAGTACTCCAGCGAAGGTATTATCTGGCGTTGTTGTAGCAAAAATTGGAGCAGGAACTTGGGCTCGTCTCTTCCTTCTTGCCTCTCGTATGGACAGTTTTTCAGTTACTCGAATTCGCTGTATTTCAAATTCATCCTCGTAGATCGGGCATTTTTTGGACCATGCATTATGGTCTTGACGGCAGTTGACGCAAGTACGGTCAGAGTTGCATGGGGTTTTGTCATGGTATAATTGGGCGCAATCTGTGCAGATTTTATTACCTCGACATTGGTCGGCTTTGTGTCCGAATTTTAGACAATTTGTGCACCGTAGAGGGGAAGGCACATATTGCCGCACACGACAATTGTAGAATCCTACGTCCATCGTTGTTGGGATATGAGATTGATTAAAAGTTAGAATAAAGGTACCTGTATCCTCTAGTTTTCCTTCCTTCGTCGACCGTGTAATTCTCCTGATAGCAGCAACACGTGATTCTTTGAGTCCTTCTAGAATTTCGTCGTCTGTCAACGAAATCAGGTCAGGGCAGTAGATGGTTCCTCGAGATTGGTTCAATGTTGGGTGTTCGATGATTTTGATGCCGATTTGTCCTCCTAGTATAGATTGCCTCATCAGTTTTGTAGCTTGGTTATGGTCGGTAGACTTAAGTAACAAAGATCCGTCCCTGATTCGGCTAATCTGCACATTTGGCGTTATGTTGTCAATAGCTTTCTTAATAAAGAATGGGGACACGTTGCTCATTGTCTGGCCGTTATCAGTTCTACTCAAGATAAGGTACCGTGCGCCATTGTTACTCGAATCTATTCTTTGCAATTTTTGGTAGTCTATGTTGCAATTCGTATCCTTTGTTGCCGTACGCTTATTCTGCTTTGCTTTCGTTACTTTATTTTCCGTTATAGCTTTGGTTCCTAGTTCCGACGATTCTGCTAACAATCCGAAGCGTGATCCGAAGGGCCCAAATGGCCCCCCTCCACCGGGGTCATCCATCTTCTCCCTCGCTCGTAACAATAGTTTATAAAACTTTACTTTTATACAAAGGAAACAAAATCCACTCAAGTCacacaaaagaaaaagaagaaggattGATAATAAAGCTCGGGTTTCACGAACGATTCGAAAACGTCTGTCTCGTTCGAAAGCTGAAACTCAACTGGTACACAGTGTTGTGTTCGGATTTTGTTCGAGTTCATTAGAATTACACAGAGggtttcgtcaaggtgatggtctctcatgcttGCAGTTCAACATAACGCTACAATGTGTTCTGAACCGAGCGGGTATCAAACACGAGGGACAGGATCtgcaacaaatctagtcaattcgtctgctcaACCGATGACATGGACGCGCAAATAGAGAAGATACGTTTAATACAAAATAAATGCTGGCCGGGAAGCCGAGGTcggccttacttacttacttatgtgtccatgtccgccggtccggcagaacaaagggatgaagttagagatctccactgctgacggttacccgccatggcttttacctgtcgccaggacaggttctcgacTGCAGCCCGGATTtcattggctaagctccgtcgccatgagcctctgggtctgcctcttctacgctgtccttgtggattccagtcgagtgcttctctgcaaacctcgttcgctcctttcctcaaggtgtgtccgatccacttccacctacgttcacgaatctgtggctatcggccgttgatgacaccgacgatggagttcctcattggacaTCCAGTTATCagaccaccaggcacgaatgatgtattgcaggcaccggttaatgaatacctgctgtttttgcgttgtctccgatgagacgcaccacgtttcgcaggcatacagcagtacggattccacgtttgaattaaagattcgggttttcgtgcgtagagtgatctggtttgagcgccaaatgtttcgcaaacCTGTAAAGGCACCCCTGGTCTTTCTGCTCCGCGTGGCTATATCagccttggtaccaccatcgggcgttgttttgctaccaagatattgaaaggcgtctacctgctcaacttgttgtcctgctactgtgaagttggtggaattgtcagtgttcaagctgttctgtacggtcagtcaatagctaaCCAGCTCTGTCCTTACCTGTCCttaggtcgttgccaataatccagagagatttcttctttcattttcgagGTCGACCGCGTGGGTTGTATTGTAACGGTCGACGGtaatgagttcgaggtagttggTGACagcttactatgggctttacAAATAACTGCAGTCGAACGGACTAACCTTCTGTACAAAATGTACCCGGTCCAAGAAGATCATGAGACGGGTTGCtatctacgggcatgaaacgaaAACGAGGAGGACCTGCTCGGCTGTACGGTTCTGAAGATATGGTCGAACTAGGTTTTGGAATATATCGTgcttgaatcataacaaacgTGTCATGCGGCACATATTCTGTTCAAGACATTATTGGGAACGACCGGATACGTTTTCaaggat harbors:
- the LOC128743755 gene encoding uncharacterized protein LOC128743755, whose product is MKKATSELEKAKQTKERALRNRNKRKYKRNKKGSKQLRKTFDHSFVHGKNYEQQQQQPRSSSSPRVPPATATAMYDGHSSTVPSFVRVRHAQNVWIKTYQNVVKWQYQHQLNYWKNCTVRLRAENARLRRRLAVQDSEDEEEEAQQRQRQAAAAEKDTAEALLDEEFIAFMEVSARHRLERSRLKNESVH
- the LOC128742079 gene encoding TBC1 domain family member 15, whose amino-acid sequence is MENESIEEIYVQHGVTLKKASATYLSALNTEGILYFGRYQKAPLYFFEWKQTETCEVLDIECQDSGWSFVDTIESTSSIPMQLENGASCDKPSDANQPSANQAQKSNKISIQVLLRDLKGMEIVRNELRLFDQNSSIHSLYLFHHGSPHSFVDFLERKRFIRKSSRRKQFYECFPEEPDNDKLQRSFSELNIEDIRSRPRASTYMDFMSKLATVHQQILPIVRQTDIVSGFRSQLNSPQDDMESNDVDSHNGEIQEINGTEVVPMMTKKTRQLVPRPYALRGTPLSSEQWVEFRAPNGSILNPDRVKEIIFRGGIDESIRAELWKYLLGLDLWEHNSAQRDEQRAAKTQEYFQMKLQWLTITPIQEHNFTGYRERKCQIEKDVKRTDRTYEFFAGDDNPNLAKLQDILMTYVMYNFDLGYVQGMSDLLAPILSLVQNEAESFWCFVGFMQRVFNNFDIDQKGMKQQLENLRTLLAFVNEGLYNYLKENQSENMYFCFRWLLVWFKREFANKDIMQLWEVLWTGLPCPNFHLFICVAILDQEMDVFIDGQFTFTEILKHVNELSGNLNLVAILEQAESIYLQVKGTLDASKEALPELRKLIGEEVVSSNGTGSDDDDDSCGMSIVNEKSAEYQEMMQRKVDEACDLSISYAFF